In a single window of the Clarias gariepinus isolate MV-2021 ecotype Netherlands chromosome 16, CGAR_prim_01v2, whole genome shotgun sequence genome:
- the prr15la gene encoding proline-rich protein 15-like protein A: MATAEPAPAWWKLTFLRKKKSEAKELYEVPAEYSNNTETQPGMSSTHGAPDDSQFNARLERIVDKTATKGRHVKVSNSGRFKEKKRIRATLAENPELFPNQDTCNGNQSTGN; encoded by the coding sequence ATGGCTACGGCTGAGCCGGCCCCTGCGTGGTGGAAACTGACCTTCCTCCGCAAGAAGAAATCTGAGGCCAAGGAGTTGTATGAAGTGCCTGCAGAGTACAGTAATAACACCGAGACACAACCAGGGATGAGCAGTACGCACGGAGCACCCGACGACAGTCAGTTCAATGCTCGCCTTGAACGCATTGTGGACAAAACAGCCACAAAAGGACGACATGTTAAAGTCTCCAACTCAGGGCGCTTCAAAGAGAAAAAGCGCATCCGGGCAACATTAGCTGAAAACCCGGAATTGTTCCCCAACCAAGACACTTGCAATGGGAACCAGAGCACAGGGAATTGA